Proteins found in one Aethina tumida isolate Nest 87 chromosome 1, icAetTumi1.1, whole genome shotgun sequence genomic segment:
- the LOC109595911 gene encoding dynein intermediate chain 2, ciliary has product MGDKVVSEKVSEKVSDKEKQNEKIPEKVSEKTSEKIEKPETKKKVRSRTTVDPEDDFDEWRRPRLQKPDNQVDLTELELKEVIPRALTTDNPHLPDSLVEFSYGVGSFVPVPAVTNIVHIYQQHGTLLHRSEPEARQQMIEMGLDPDEILEDEEEHVIVSQEPEEEDEDEQTLDDEEEEEEEEGVVPTEDDAPPPAPKEEEKEEDEEHEDHEGGGGGFKAAAQQKGGRPRKLVNSFNFSERAALTYNNPTRSQEVQTTPPPLATFSANVLQWVIYDAYQEDFAEQQKQKELEKLRKEQEKSAPTRGGKAGPAGAKGKKGPGLSEEVQNRVLESWKVLERMLNLNSYTDIAKDYRYWDDPSDEYRVGEGTLLPLWKFSYEKTKTNTVTDLDWNPYYYDLFTVCLGFLDFMRPIPQGAVCLFTIKNPSFPDYICMTDAAVMCADVHPKYPYMLVIGRYDGAVLIFNVQLSCSEPIFSSNNVTNKHRGIVWEVKWGPDLADGELNFFSIATDGLVNNWILVQSELTRVTIINLYLETDPAPGPDGTKFKLKSSASCIQFHPDNPQIYLVGTEEGLIYKCTTQYSAQYLLTYKAHDLPVSRIDYNKYNKSIFISCSNDWRVKIWEDNRLEALFSFDLGERVMDVKWAPYSSTVFAAVCTDGKVYVFDINVNKYKAICVQAVVSKKRNKLTRLAFNPKLPIIIVGDDKGSVSALKLSPNLRIPCKAPKKQQHLDQWTLQCMKLDKLLALVREPITLTRPPDVAGHEDD; this is encoded by the exons ATGGGGGATAAAGTGGTATCGGAAAAAGTATCCGAAAAGGTGTCGGATAAAGAGaagcaaaatgaaaaaatacccGAAAAAGTATCCGAGAAAACTTCCGAGAAGATAGAAAAGCCTGAAACCAAA aaaaagGTCCGTAGCAGGACAACGGTTGATCCTGAAGATGATTTTGATGAGTGGAGACGACCCAGGCTTCAAAAACCAGACAACCAAGTTGATTTGACTGAATTG GAACTAAAAGAAGTCATACCAAGAGCTCTTACTACAGATAACCCGCATTTACCCGACAGCTTAGTCGAATTCAGTTATGGAGTGGGCTCCTTTGTTCCCGTACCAGCTGTCACGAACATAGTACACATCTACCAACAACATGGAACGCTCCTCCACAGAAGCGAACCCGAAGCACGCCAACAAATGATCGAAATGGGTCTTGATC CCGACGAAATACTGGAGGATGAAGAAGAACATGTCATCGTAAGTCAAGAACCGGAAGAAGAGGATGAGGACGAGCAGACCCTTGATGATGAAGAGgaagaggaggaggaggaagGGGTCGTACCAACGGAAGATGATGCTCCCCCGCCTGCTCCAAAGGAAGAAGAGAAGGAAGAAGATGAGGAGCATGAAGATCATGAAGGGGGAGGAGGCGGCTTTAAGGCGGCTGCCCAACAAAAAGGAGGAAGACCCAGGAAGCTAGTTAACTCCTTTAATTTTTCTGAGAGAGCTGCTCTTACTTATAACAATCCTACGAGA tcTCAAGAGGTTCAAACCACACCACCTCCATTAGCTACATTTTCGGCTAATGTTCTCCAGTGGGTAATTTATGATGCATACCAGGAAGATTTCGCagaacaacaaaaacaaaaggaGTTGGAGAAGTTAAGAAAAGAGCAAGAGAAGTCTGCTCCAACGAGAGGAGGGAAAGCCGGTCCTGCTGGTGCTAAAGGTAAAAAAGGACCAGGACTCAGCGAAGAGGTGCAAAATAGAGTACTGGAATCTTGGAAGGTTTTGGAAAGAATGCTTAATTTGAATTCTTACACCGATATAGCTAAAG ATTATAGGTATTGGGATGATCCATCTGATGAATATAGAGTTGGCGAAGGAACTTTATTACCCCTTTGGAAGTTTTCTTACGAGAAAACTAAAACGAACACGGTTACGGACTTGGACTGGAACCCATATTATTATGATCTTTTCACAGTTTGTTTGGGGTTCT tGGATTTTATGAGACCAATACCACAAGGAGCTGTGTGtctatttactattaaaaatccaTCATTCCCCGATTACATATGTATGACGGATGCAGCAGTTATGTGTGCTGATGTGCATCCCAAATATCCATACATGTTGGTAATTGGTCGATACGATGGagcagttttaattttcaacgtTCAACTATCGTGCAGTGAACCAATTTTTAGTAGTAATAATGTGACCAACAAACACCGAGGAATTGTGTGGGag GTCAAATGGGGACCGGATTTAGCTGATGGGGaactgaattttttttcaatagctACTGAtggtttagttaataattggATACTTGTACAAAGTGAACTGACTAGAGTAACGATCATCAATTTGTATTTAGAGACGGATCCAGCACCCGGACCTGAtggaactaaatttaaattaaaaa gtaGTGCTTCTTGCATCCAGTTTCATCCTGACAACcctcaaatttatttagttggtACAGAAGAAGGTCTTATCTATAAGTGTACAACTCAGTACAGTGCTCAATACCTACTTACGTACAAAGCTCATGATCTACCTGTCAGTCGAATTGattacaacaaatataacaaatcCATATTTATATCTTGCAGTAACGATTGGAGAGTGAAAATATGGGAAGACAATAGAtt GGAGGCCCTTTTTTCATTTGATTTGGGAGAACGAGTGATGGATGTGAAATGGGCTCCATACTCGTCCACGGTATTTGCAGCAGTTTGCACCGATGGAAAGGTGTACGTTTTCGATATCAACGTTAACAAATACAAAGCTATCTGTGTTCAAGCTGTAGTTtccaaaaaaagaaataaactgACAAGACTTGCTTTCAATCCAAAATTGCCCATCATCATTGTCGGAGACGATAA ggGCTCTGTGTCTGCGTTGAAATTGTCACCAAATCTTAGAATCCCATGTAAGGCGCCCAAAAAACAACAGCACTTGGACCAGTGGACTCTCCAATGCATGAAACTTGATAAACTATTAGCTCTAGTCAGAGAACCTATTACGTTAACACGCCCTCCAGACGTTGCTGGCCATGAGGATGAttag
- the LOC109595912 gene encoding uncharacterized protein LOC109595912 codes for MEDSGIDSGDHHGDNGSKPSGSDSSSAGSSRSPPRSSNISTSRQLQRKLEARIEHARRLHQEYNSTPGLIPIQRLPIPGAKDHQPLVQWDTDDSEEDIVNFFPLSRKESRVHQELTDTFSIEEMSISGDDEEEDELNLVPPSKIYKKFGCCPFSFCVIM; via the exons ATGGAAGACAGTGGAATTGATAGTGGTGATCATCATGGGGATAACGGATCTAAACCTAGC ggAAGTGATTCTTCAAGTGCTGGTAGTAGCAGATCGCCGCCGAGATCGTCGAACATATCCACGTCCCGACAGCTACAAAGAAAACTTGAGGCTAGGATAGAACATGCGAGACGTCTACATCAGGAGTACAACTCGACGCCTGGCCTAATTCCCATACAGAGACTTCCCATTCCCGGTGCCAAGGATCATCAGCCGTTGGTCCAATGGGACACCGACGATAG CGAAGAAGATATTGTAAACTTCTTCCCATTGTCGAGAAAGGAGTCCAGAGTGCACCAGGAACTGACCGACACGTTTAGCATAGAGGAAATGAGCATATCAGGAGACGATGAGGAAGAGGACGAACTGAATCTTGTGCCACCCTCGAAGATCTACAAGAAATTTGGTTGTTGTCCATTTTCGTTTTGtgtaattatgtaa
- the LOC109595917 gene encoding ribitol 5-phosphate transferase FKRP: MRFKLTKTVTFFLFIVHCLVFYYIVRYFGKFNEFTTFTPQVSLKPTTQNPIKHISKIVTVVIRDFEPYENDVTLTAQSFINVFPNINILILYDVLPYPPLDITLTNSTLANVKLINLSPNLKTPLVERYPVFEIKTKYVLFVPDSTRLTSRQSVQAMVNDLRRQPNSIVVAPLNGGKKDFNCLRINVNVKEWTLKYSTLKSLTCDAVSGRHLILLETDILRKLTYAFFMPFPQSLYIQTSLLPVKVRILNRVSFHDGKPVLKSHHAQWKKKQTDQGRFKKLYEALKIKQVVRETGVTEWFGCNRDTMRCFGNIVESMPSYLYEGKWTPPCCLSNLKKTAKYVFNVLDEAGIRYWLEAGSLLGAMRSGDILPWDHDVDIGFNRDDLHRCSWLLRAKERPIVDNKGFLWEKATAGNFYRVHFSKMNRIHVNLFPFYTKNGTMTKDSWFTSHKNMEFPDNFLHPMSSIEFIGRNVPSPNNIRDFLELKFGKGAIENPEYPDPTKIKFP, encoded by the exons ATGCGGTTTAAACTTACGAAGACCGTAACTTTCTTTCTGTTCATCGTCCATTGCCTAGTTTTCTATTACATAGTACGTTATTTTGGGAAATTCAACGAGTTTACTACTTTCACGCCGCAAGTATCGTTAAAACCCACCACACAGAATCCCATTAAACACATAAGCAAGATCGTAACGGTAGTTATTAGAGATTTTGAGCCGTACGAAAACGATGTAACCCTCACAGCTCAGTCtttcataaatgtttttcCTAATATTAACATACTCATTCTCTATGACGTACTCCCGTATCCACCTTTAGATATAACACTAACTAATTCTACACTTGCCAatgtaaaactaataaatcttTCACCAAATTTGAAGACTCCTTTGGTAGAAAGATATCCTGTGTTTGAAATAAAGACAAAATATGTATTGTTTGTACCTGATTCCACAAGACTTACATCCCGCCAGTCAGTGCAAGCAATGGTTAATGATCTCAGAAGGCAACCGAATAGCATAGTGGTGGCACCCTTAAATGGAGGAAAGAaggattttaattgtttaaggaTTAACGTCAACGTTAAGGAATGGACTTTAAAATACAGCACCCTTAAAAGTTTAACTTGTGACGCCGTTTCTGgaagacatttaattttacttgagACTGATATTTTGAGAAAACTCACATATGCATTTTTCATGCCATTTCCTCAGTCACTGTATATTCAGACTTCATTGTTACCAGTAAag GTGAGAATTCTTAATCGTGTTTCTTTTCATGATGGAAAGCCAGTATTAAAATCCCATCATGCCCAGTGGAAAAAGAAACAAACTGATCAAGGAAGATTTAAAAAGCTCTATGAAGCACTCAAAATCAAGCAGGTTGTTAGGGAAACTGGTGTAACAGAATGGTTTGGCTGCAACCGAGATACAATGAGGTGTTTTGGTAATATTGTTGAATCTATGCCCTCTTATTTATATGAAGGAAAGTGGACACCACCTTGTTGTTTgtcaaatctaaagaaaacaGCAAAATATGTATTCAATGTTCTTGATGAAGCTGGTATACGCTACTGGTTGGAAGCTGGAAGTTTGTTGGGGGCTATGAGAAGTGGGGATATTCTTCCTTGGGATCATGATGTTGACATTGGATTCAATAGGGATGACTTGCACAGATGTTCCTGGTTGCTTCGCGCGAAGGAAAGACCTATTGTAGACAACAAAGGTTTCTTATGGGAAAAGGCTACTGCCGGAAATTTCTATAGGGtacattttagtaaaatgaATAGAATTCATGTTAATCTGTTTCCATTTTATACGAAAAATGGTACAATGACGAAAGATTCTTGGTTTACCAGTCATAAGAACATGGAGTTTcctgataattttttacatcctATGTCTAGTATTGAGTTTATTGGCAGGAATGTGCCAAGTCCAAATAATATTAGAGACTTTCTAGAACTAAAATTTGGCAAAGGAGCCATTGAGAATCCTGAATATCCAGatcctacaaaaataaaatttccttaG
- the LOC109595890 gene encoding S-phase kinase-associated protein 1-like, whose product MFRIKIGSSDGKVYEIDIELTDFSETLSKILLDYERDIDDVWSVPIEGNVLEKVIEWVIAHKDDPEPRWKRTETMSEWDEQFLETNEWMLFKLGSAASFLEAEGLLSTVTQHLIKKLEPYLGGISGSAKQGMVLEPRVTVEETCEGGQLSSVREATWKSWLGITVGITAFHTTPT is encoded by the exons ATGTTTCGCATAAAGATAGGAAGTTCCGATGGAAAAGTTTACGAGATCGATATAGAATTGACCGATTTTTCTGAGACCCTATCTAAAATATTGCTCGATTACGAACGGGATATTGACGACGTTTGGTCAGTACCGATTGAAGGGAATGTTTTGGAGAAGGTAATCGAATGGGTGATCGCCCATAAGGATGACCCGGAACCGCGATGGAAGAGAACTGAAACGATGTCCGAATGGGATGAACAATTTCTAGAAACTAATGAATGGATGTTATTTAAACTTGGGTCAGCTGCTTCATTTTTGGAAGCTGAAGGACTCCTTTCCACTGTCACCCAACATCTCATCAAGAAGTTGGAACCT TACTTGGGTGGAATCAGCGGAAGTGCTAAGCAGGGGATGGTACTCGAACCGAGGGTGACGGTAGAGGAGACCTGCGAGGGCGGACAGTTAAGCTCCGTCAGGGAAGCTACGTGGAAGTCTTGGCTTGGCATAACCGTCGGGATCACCGCGTTTCATACGACTCCTACctaa
- the LOC109595891 gene encoding S-phase kinase-associated protein 1-like — translation MCRIKVGTCDEKVCEIDIDLVDFSGTLTRMLVDYELDTEDVWSVPIEANILEKVIEWVIAHKQDPAPRWKRTETMSEWDQQFLAANRRVLFKIATAASFLETEGLLATITQHLIKKLEPVDIQIL, via the coding sequence ATGTGTCGCATAAAGGTAGGAACTTGCGACGAAAAAGTTTGCGAAATCGATATAGATTTGGTCGATTTTTCCGGCACCCTGACTAGAATGTTGGTCGATTACGAATTGGATACCGAAGACGTTTGGTCAGTACCGATTGAAGCTAACATTTTGGAGAAGGTAATCGAATGGGTGATTGCCCATAAACAGGACCCGGCGCCGCGATGGAAGAGAACCGAAACGATGTCCGAATGGGATCAACAATTTCTGGCAGCTAATCGGCGGGTGCTATTTAAAATTGCGACAGCTGCTTCGTTTTTGGAAACTGAAGGGCTCCTCGCCACTATCACCCAACATCTCATCAAGAAGTTGGAGCCTGTTgacattcaaatattataa